Genomic DNA from Carnobacterium divergens DSM 20623:
CAACGTCGTTGCCTCCGTCACCAAAAGTGGCCAGCTCCTCATCTAAAATCCCCCATTTTTTTTGCAGAATTTCCAAACCATTTGCCTTATGAAAACCTGGTATAATTAAGTCTAATTCGCCATGACCACTTGAAACAGCTACGAATTTACCTTGGAACTCTTTATTTAAATGCATCACTAATTTCTCAGTTTCTTCTTTGGGTACAGATAAAGCAAACTTAAAAAAAACATCCTCTTCTAGCTGAGTTAAATCCGTGACTGTCTTTAAACGATGATAGAATTTTTTGCTAGTTTGTTTAAAGTCCTCAGACTCCTTTTCATCCACATAGGCACTCTTGCGACCGCATAAAAGCACTTGAATTTGTGGGGATTTGCTTAAAAATGCGAGCATTTCATGAACGAGTGGCTCTTCAAACTTTCCACAAAATAATTCTTCTTTTTCACTAATGACTAGCGCTCCATTTTCAGCCACAAAAGAAATTTCATCACTTATTTCTGGGAAAAAGGATTTTAATTGATAATATTGATTGCCACTAGCTACTACAAATTTAATTTCTTTACGCTTCATTTCCCGATAAATTCTTTTAAATCGTGAACGGTTATACTCCTTATTTTCATTTAAAAAAGTACCGTCCATATCTACAGCAACCATTTTAATCATCCTATAATAACTCCTTTTTAGCTTTTTTTGACTCTAACCAATACTCTTCCTGTAAATTTTCCCAATACACTTTATCGTTTTCATCAATTGCTCTTATAACACGACAAGGATTTCCAGCTGCTACTACATTTTTAGGAATGTCTTTTGTTACTACTGATCCAGATCCTATTACAACATTATCCCCAATTGTTACACCTGGATTGACCGTTGAATTTCCTCCAATCCAAACATTGTCTCCAATTTTAATCTGCTTGCCCAGTTCCAAACCTGAAATTCTCACTATAGGATCAATAGGATGACTAGCTGTAAACAGAGCTACTTTTGGACCAAACATCACATTATTTCCAATTGAAACCTTCGCTACATCCAAAATAACACAATCAAAATTGGCATAAAAATGATCTCCAATTGATATATGCTGACCATAGTCACAATGAAATGGTGGCTCAATGTGATACTTTTCTCCTACTTCACCTAAAAGCTCTTTTAACAAAATCTTTCGATAATCAGATTGTTCTTCTGTCGTACCATTAAAAAGTCTAGTCAGTCGACGAGATTTTTTCACATCTTGACCAAGTTCTTCATCATTGGCTATATATAAATCTTCTGCTAGCATTTTTTCTTTTTCCGTTCTCATTTTTCCAGCTCCTACCTTTTGTTTTTATTCTGCTAACTCTATTAATTCAATTCCCTGTATAATCAAACCCTTTAAATAGTCTTGACTAAACCTGACCGAACTGGCAATTTCAGGCAACTCAATATATGGGAAAACTTCGGCTAAATTTTCTTTAATAGGGACCAACTCTTCTTGAGAAACAATACGCTCATTTGTATAAATAATAATTTTATCAGGGTCATACATGCTGATAATAGTTTGAATTACTTCTTGACTATTTTTATTAAATTCTATTTTATCGAGCAATCCCATTTCCCAGTCAACAGATAACGGCAAATGTTTGATCTCACCTGCAAGTCCATTGCGTCCTTTAAAAATCTTCCCATTTATTAAAATACTCGCACCTGGCGGAAAATCATCAGGATAGTAAATGCCTACTAAAATTTCATGCTTGACTGGCAACCAGTCAGCATAACCTCGAACTGCAGTATTGATATCGTTTTCAATTCCAACTGGCAAATGAAAAACTTCTTGTAATTCTTTTCGGACATTCAAATTCAGCAATGGTGGAAAGTCCAAGATTTTTAACTCTCCATGAATTTCAACTCCTGGTATTCCTAACATTATTCCACCAATTTTAGGAAATTTATCTAGAAAAGAACTCACATATTCTTTAAATCCAGCCCAAGACAATGAACTCCCACTAATTTCTTCTTCTGATACTATTTCTCCAAATAAATCGGTTACATGAAATAAAAAAACAAATTTGTGATTTTTTTCAATTAATTGAATAGCTAATAATAATTTAAATTCAGCATTATACTCATAAGAAACTGCACGTCTACCACCCGTTGTTACTAATTTTTTTGCTTCTTTGATTTCGTCTCTTTCAAGTAACCAAGTAACTAACTTATTAATCGTCACAATACTCAGGCCACTTTGTTTTGCTATTTCACGTTGCGATAAGGGACCATTTTCTTTGATTACAGTTTTTAAAAACATGAGATTATTTTCTTTTACATTTTGTGGTTTACTAGCTTTCACCTAATGCCCTCCTTTTATCTCGAAACTTTATTAACTACATTTAAAATGTTAACACAACAAAATAGCATAATCAACAAAACTTTATAAACATAGTTTAAAAATCACCTTTTTATTAAAAAAAATCTATCGACAGAGAATTCTCTATCAATAGATTTTTTAATTTAACTATTTTCTTTAATCACTTCATCAGAAGCAGCTAATCCATCATAAACAGTTTGAGTAAATGGATTGCGTTTGTATTTGGTAATACGGTAAACATGATAAACTAATACCGCAATATTCACTGCTAATGCAATTCCACTAACCGTCATCAAGGCTCCATCCGAATGGGTGGATTGAACAGCAAATTTTGAACTTGTGACAAATTCAGGGAAGCTCATAGTAAACATCATCCAAAAAGCTAATGTATGAGCACGATGTTGCAACCAAGCTCCTTTTTTGATAAAGAAGGCTGGAATTGTACAAGAAATTAATAACGCTGCTCCTGCATAAAATGAATGATCCCCAACACAATTATAAACATAAGCAAAATTCCAAACATCGTAAGCAATAATCCAAAACCATAATTGATCTGGCCAAATCATATCTTTTTGTTTGTCTTTGCTGATAATAATTCCAAACCAACCAGAAATCGTTACAATATTGATGATTCCAGCAATGCCATTCATAATATTCCAAGGTCCACCGTTCATAAACACGCCATCTACCATGCCATGTAAACTGGCTACTTGAAAATCACGAATAACCGCTTCACAAATATTAAAAGCTAAAATAAAAGCAGGGAAAGCTAGCGCCCATTTGTTGCTTTACAAACTCTTGATATGGCGCAAAGCTAAAAATCCTAAGCAGCCAGCCAACGCTGAATAAACTTTCACCCAATGGAACCACGTTCCAGTACTTGAGCCTGGTCCAGCCGTTGTTGGCCAAACAAATACCGTTAAAATAATCGGCAACGCAATAAATAAAATAAGAGCTACATACTTGTTGCTACGTGCAAATTCATTTAAAATCATAAGACCTGCAACAACCGCAATCCACATTAAAAAATCAACTAATGTGACATCTTGAAATAAAAACATTTTCCTCCAACTCCTCCATAAAAGTAACTTAACTACACTCCTATTATGCAGGGATGAAGGCGTTTTAATCTATAGGCAATGTCAGTGATTTGCCCAAATTTACACCGTTTGATTCTTTTTTACACATTTTAAAATGGCGCCATTCATCATTGTTTCTGTCCGCAGTAAAATGTCTTCTTTCGGTTCATTTAAATTATTTTTTAACCATTGTGTAATTTGTGCTACAAGTGCCCAACCATAAAAATGAATAATTTCTTGTTTTAACGATTCAGGCAATGTTGGTTTGATTTCATCAATCACTCCAACTAACATTTGCGAAGCCACAGTAAATAAAAAGTTTTCCAATAAATCTCTTCCCAACGAACGAGAGGTATTTAAACAAAAGGATTTATTCGCCAAAACGTAATTCAATAACATCTCATAGCCTTTATGCCAATTACGAAGATGCTGATATTCAGACAGTCCATTTACAATTTCATGATCGTAAATCCATTCCACAAGTTGATAAATATCTGAAAAATGATAATAAAAGGTATTTCGTGTAACATGAGCTTCTTCTGTTAATTCTTGAATTGTAATTTTATCTAGCGGTTTTTTTAACATAATTGCTTTAAGGGAGGTTGCTAAAAGTTTTTTTGTTTGGTCTTTTGCCAAGAAAAACACCACCTTATTTTTATAAATTTACAAATCTCTAATATAAATCTATCCTAGCTTAGCTTCACATAGGAGGATCATTAAATTTTTTTACTATATTGATGTTGGGATAGTACTTCACTAAAACCATTTATCACTAAACTTTGCGTTGTTGGTTCATCCGCTACTAAATTGCTTCCAATCCATTTTTGAGGAGCATATGTTATTTGAAATGCACTTAAGACGCTTTTTATTTGTGTATGAGCCTCTTCAAGTTCTAATTGATGAAACACCAAACAATCTTCTTTAACACTCACGACAGCATAGCCTACCAAGTTTTTATCCTGATAAATCCCTATACAATCATAGCCATGAAATGATTTATTTTGCCAAAGAGTCGTGTTATCTTCTATTATTCCGATTTCCTCTAGCATTTCAACTTTTTTTATCTCATGGTGAGTTTTCAGAGGATACACTTCTTGACTTTCTAACACTAAGACTTTACATAATGGTACAAAACCAAATTTTTGATAAATTAAAATAGCTCGGTCATTTCCATCAATTGCTTCAAGATACAACATTTCAGTGTTTCTATTTTTGGCAGTAGTTTCAAATTCATGTAGCAGCTTAACAGAAAGTTGTTGACCACGAAATTTTGAATCAACAGCCATTCCACCTAGCCAGGCGATCTTCTCACCAGAAAAAACACCTTCTCCATGAAGATAAATCCCTGCCGGTTGATGATCTACAAAAAGTATTTTACTTAATTCTTGCGAAATAGATAGACTAGATAAGCGATGATCCAACTGTTCTTGTGTCATATGAATGGGAAACATATAATCTGAAAAACCATTATTCCAAACTTGGGTTCTTTCTCTTGCGGAAACATTCTTATAGCTTCTAAACACAATCCCACCCCTTTTATACTCTTTACCTTAATCATACTTGATTCATGCTGGAAAACATAGACTTTGATAATGAAATTTTATCGGCTAGCTAAGTTTATTATAAAGTAATTCATGAAAAAAAAAGATCAGTTTTTCAACTGAATCACGTCATTATTGAGAAAAATCTTTCAAAATCAATCAATCTGCTTATTCTTATGCCAGTTTCCTTTATAATAAGTTTAAATAGGACAAATTCTATTGAAACTAAAACTAAATGGAGGAACGATCATGGATGTAAAAGCAATTGTTTTAGATATCGATGGCACACTTTTAAATGATGACAAAAAACTAACGAAACGAACAAAAGAAGCCTTAATTAGCGCTCAAAAAAAAGGAATTAAAGTTGTACTTGCCTCTGGCAAACCTACCCCTGGCATGTGGAAATATGTAGAAGAATTACAAATGGTTCACTATAATGGCATGCTAGTTTCTTATAATGGAGCTCATGTTATTGACGTTGCCACAAAAAAAGAATTGTTTAGTCAACCTCTTTCAATTGAAACGAGTCAACAAATTTTAGAACACTTAAAACAGTTTGATGTACTTCCAATGATTGCTAAAGATAATTATATGTATGTCAATAACGTTTATAATGGTCTATTACATTTAGACTCTCAAATGGGATTATTTAATATCATTGAGTATGAGGCAAGGGGTGGTAATTTCCAATTATGCGAAAAAAATGACTTAGCTGCTTTTGTTGATTTTCCATTGCATAAAATTTTAATAGCCGCTCAACCTGAATACTTAAATAAAAATTGGGAAAATATCTTAGCTCCCTTTAAAAATACTGTCAATGGCGTGTTCTCAGCACCAATGTATTTTGAATTTACAGATCAAGGAATTGATAAAGCTTATGCAGTAGATAAAACTTTACTACCTTTAGGCATTCACCCTGAACATATTATTTCATTTGGTGATGGTCATAATGATTTATCTCTAATTCATTATGCTGGCATGGGAGTTGCTATGGGAAATGCTGTGGATGAATTAAAAAATAGTGCAGATAAAATCACCTTAACCAATAACGAAGATGGCATTGCAGCAGCATTAGCTGAATTACTTTAAAAATAAGAGATAAGATTTTAACATCTTATCTTTTTTGCGCTTAAGAAGGGAAAGTAGTTTATACTAGAATTAAACTACCAGAGAAAGGTTTGGTCTACCAATGAATTTTCTTTTAAAACTCAAAACATTATCTTCCCTTACAACAAGTGAAAACGTACTTGTTCAATTTATTTTAACAGCTCCAGAAAAAGTGATTTACCTGTCACCAAAAGAACTTGCAGAAGCCTCTTTTGTTTCTATTTCTACCATTTATCGTTTAATTAACAAACTAAACCTCGATGGATTAAATGACTTAAAACTAGAACTCGTCAAATATTTAAATGCCCATACGTCTGACCCAATTATTGATATTAATTATCCTATTTCCTCAGAAGATACTAATTTTTCCGTCATGAAAAATTTACAACTGGTTTATGAACAAACCGTGCAATCAACCATTGATACGAATGAAATTGAAAGCCTAATGCTAAATCGTACCCTATTACAAAAGGCTGAAATAATTGATATTTATACGACTTCAGCGAATATATTTTTTGCCGAAAATTTTAAATTTCAAATGCAAGAAATCGGAAAAACAGTCAATGTACCAAAAGACAACTACACTCAGCATTTAACCGCCGCAAATAGTACTCCTAAACATTTAGCCATTATTGTTTCATTTGAAGGCCGAGGTGCGAATATTCCTGAATTATTTACAATCTTAAAAAGAAATAAGTGCAAAATCTTGCTCATTACATCAAAAAATAGTCCCTTGCTTAAGGAGCCAGTTGATAGTACTTTTCTTTTTTCTTCTCTTGAAAACCACTACCATAAAATTTCATCCTTTTCTACAAGGATGTCACTAATGTATCTTTTTGATATTCTTTATCTTAGCTATTTCAACATAGATTATGAAAAAAATATCGCGTATAAACTAGCAAATTATCAAAAAATGAACCCTCACTTAATTTAAGAGATTAAGTGTACTTATTTTTTGACAAAAATGCTCCTTCATGAGATGCTTTGTGCGTAATCAACTTTACAAAAAAGAATGGGGGATTTTTATGTCAACGATGGTCTTTGTTAACTTTCCAGTATCCGATGTGAAGCGCTCTACTGAATTTTATGAGAAGTTAGGCTTCACAAAGAACGAGGCTTTTTCGAATGAAACAAGCAGTTCAATGGTTTGGGATGAAAATTTTTGGATTATGCTACTAAGTCATGATTTTTATCGTCAATTTATTAATGGGAAAGAAATTGCAGATGCCAAAACTACCAGTGGTACACTTGTGGCCTTTAGTCTAGAAAGTGCCGATGCTGTTAAAAAGTTCGCTGAAACAGCAAAACAAAATGGTGGAAACTACTACAAAGTTGAGATGGGAATTCCTGAAGATCAAATGTTTGGTCTTGAAGTGCAAGACCCCGATGGAAATATGCTAGAGCCAACCTGGATGTCTATATAAATAAAAACGCCCCAAAAAGAACTTTTCTTTTTGGGGCGTTTCTTGTATTTAATTGTAGCAAAATTTTCAATCAACTCTTAATTATTTTCTAACTTTTCACCATTTGTTGCAATAACTTGTTTGTACCAATTAAAGGATTTTTTACGACTTCGCTTTAAGGTTCCTTGACCATGGTCGTCTAAGTCAACATAGATAAAGCCGTAGCGTTTTTTCATTTCACCGGTACCCGCAGATACAAGATCAATACATCCCCAAGGCGTGTAGCCGATTAAATCGACCCCGTCCAAATCAATCGCATCCTTCATTGCTGCAACGTGTTTTTTAAAATAATCAATTCTGTAATCATCGATAATTGCCCCATCACTTTCGACCGTATCGACTGCACCAAAACCGTTTTCGACTACAAATAGTGGGATATTGTAGCGATCGTATAATTTACTTAATGAAATTCTCAAACCTAATGGATCGACTCCCCAACCCCAATCAGATTCTTCTAAATAAGGATTTTTCACTGCTGGCATTTGATTTCCACCTACAAATTTCACCTTATCAGGATTGGCAGAAGATACGGTTGACATATAATAACTAAAACCAATATAATCCACCGTTCCTTCTTTTATCAGTTCATCGTCTCCTGCTTCTTTTTTAATCACTACCCCTTCACGCTCAAATTGTTTTAGCTTATGCGCTGGGTAATAACCCTTCACTTGAACATCAATATAGAACTCTTGCTCACGATTAAACTGAACGGATTCCATCACGTCTTCTGGTCGACAAGACATTGGGTAGCTTGGAATATAAGCAACCATCATTCCAATTTGAAAATCAGAGTTTATTTGATGCCCTAACTTAACTACCTTCGCACTAGCAACAAACAAATGATGGGCAGCTTGATACTTTCCTTGAAGACTGCTATCATGAATCCCAATTTGCGTCCAACTTCTTAAAAAATTAATTTCATTAAAAGTCATCCAGTACTTCACTTTATCTTTATAACGCTTAAATATCGTTTCACAGAAAAATAAAAAGTAATCAATCACTTTACGATTTGACCACCCATCAAGCTCATCTGCTAAGTACATAGGGATATCAAAATGATTAATCGTAACAACCGGTTCGATATTGTATTTTAACAACTCATCAAATACTGCATCGTAAAAAGCTAATCCTTCTTCATTGACTTTATCCGTTCCTTTAGGACAAATCCGTGACCAGTTAATTGAAAGACGAAAACATTTAAAACCCATTTCAGCAAATAAAGCAATGTCTTCCTTATAATGATGATAAAAATCTGTAGCAACATGACTTGGATAATACTGTTCTGGATCAATATAACCAATTGCTCCTGTTGGTAAAGACTTTTCTCTCGTAACAGATTCAATCTTGCCCTCTTTTGTTTTGTAAGTAATTTTTCTTGATGTCGTATGACTACCACCTGTAATCGCATCTAGAGTACTTGGTTCTTTTCCCCCAGATAAATACCCACCTTCATATTGGTTGGCCGCTGTAGCTCCGCCCCAAAGAAAATTTTTAGGAAATCCCATTGTTCAATCGCTCCTTTTAAATTTATTTTTTGCTCTTTTATTTAAGCGTGTATGTCAATAATTGACTCACCAACATACACGCTCACTCGTTACATTTAAATTAACGCAGTAATCAAATCATCATTTAAATTAATTTCTTTTTGTTGAGGTTCTAAAATATCCAAATAATCATCACTATTAGTGATAATAACTGGAATTTCTGTACTAAATCCAGCTGCTTCAATTGCTTCTTTATCAAAGGTAACTAGTGTTTGACCACGTGTCACTTTGTCTCCTTGCTTTACAAATGTTTCAAAATACTTTCCTTCTAGTTGAACTGTATCAAGTCCAATATGAATCAATAACTCCATTCCATTATCAGAAATTAGACCAATTGCGTGCTTTGTTGGAAAAACAGTCATAACAGTCCCATCAAATGGGGCTACTACTTTTCCATTTTCAGGTGAAATCACTACCCCTTTACCTAATGCACCTGATGAAAAAGCATCATCTTTTGAGGTACTTAGTGACGCAACCGTTCCTTTCACAGGAGATGTGATAATGTCTTTATTCATCACTTTTGGAATTTCAATTTCTATTTCTTCTTCTACCACATCATCTTTCCAAAAGAAGAACGTTAATATAAAGGCTACTACAACAGCAATAACGATACCGATTGCCCCATTTACAACACCACTAGCATCTTCCCCGTTGATGAAGTTTAAAATACCAAAAATCCCCAAACCGCCCATTGTATAGGAAGTAACTTGATTTAACATTAAATACAAACCACCTGCTGCGGCTCCTACCATTGAGAAAATAAACGGTTTTTTCTTTGGTAACGTGATTCCATAAATCGCCGGTTCCGTTACACCAAAGATGCCTGAAATAATTGCTGGTGGACATAGGGCTTTTATTTTTTTATCTTTTAATTTAAAGAACATCGCTGCGACAACAGCTGTTTGAGCAAAGCTTGCTGCAAATGAAGCTGTTAACACTTGACTAAAACCTTCTTGCGTAATTTGCATAATAGCCAAAGGCACAACGCTCCAGTGTAAACCAAAGATAACCAGGACTTGCCAGAAAAATCCAAGAATAAGACCATATAATGCGGGTGAAAAAGACATTAATCCTTGGAATCCGCTACTTAGTAAATCAGTTAAGATACTGATAATTGGACCAATTACTAAAAATCCAATTGGTAAAGCAATTAATAGGACAAAAAATGGCACTAAAAATGTTTGAACTACTTCAGGAATAATTTTTTTAAATAACTTTTGAATTTGAGCAGCAAAGGCAATAATAAAGATTACAGGCACAACGCTACTTGTATAGCTACCGCCTACCCAAGGAATTCCTAAAAATGTATCATAAGCGGGTAATCCCAATAAACTATAAGGAGCTGCCGCACCAGCGCCAGCAGTGCTTTCGAAAACAGCTTGCAGCGCACTTCCTTGAACAGCCGGATAACACAACGCTGACCCAATCACAATTCCTACCATTGGATGCAATTTAAATTTCTTAGCTGAAGTGTAACCCAAAATAACAGGCATAAAATAAAAGATTGCATCCCCAATACCATTTAACATCGTGTAGGTTCCAGATGTGTTTGAATATAGCTTTAAGAAAACCAATAAAGCATTAAATCCTTTTACCATCCCAGCTGCTGCTAAAGCGCCTAAAAAAGGTTGAAAACAGCCACTTAAAATATCGATTAAACGATTAAAAATACTTCCTCCAGATGATTCTTCTTCAGTATCACCAGACAAACCTGCAATACTAACTACCTCTTCATAGACAGCAGGAACGTGATTGCCAATGACTACTTGGTATTGTCCACCACTCTTCATAACGGTTACAACGCCATCCATATTTTTTAAAATGTCATCATTTGCATTACTTTCATCCTTCAATTTAAAACGCAATCTTGTAATACAATGTGTTAAGCTATTAATGTTTTCTTTTCCGCCTACATTTGCTACAATTTTTTCTGCTAATTCATGATATTTCCCCATTTTTGTTTCCTCCAATAATTAATAAAATAGTTTAATTGAAGGTTTAGCCAACTGAATGTCACTATCCAAATGTTTCATGTCTTTTTCAATTCCTACTTACCTTACCTGCTAGCTTTCTGACCTCCCTTTTTTAATTTTATATTATGACTAGCCATTCTTTTCAACAATTCTTGCAATATGAATGGTTAGGTATAAACGTTCATCAGTGGATGTTTCATAATGATAATTGACTGCTAAAAATTCAGCAATTTTATCGACACATTGATAGGCATTCCAATACTTTTTTCGTACAATATCTAACAAATCCTCATCAGTCTCATTTTTATAAGGTTTATTGGACTGCATTCTCGAAATAAAAAATCGTAAATGTGTAGTAAATCGATAAAAATAGACCGAATCTTCATCAATGGTGATTTTAAAATAATACGTAATGATATTCATAATATCCTGGATAATTTTGGTTAAATCGTACATATTGTTCATTTCAGAATTTCCAGTTTGAGCATTAACTAAGTGCAACGCAATAAAGCCTGCTTCGTCTTCTGGAAGATCAATGTCATAATGTTCTTTTATTTTTTCAATCATTTTCATGCCAATTTTAAATTCCTTTGGATAGAAACGTTTAATGTCCCAGAGTAATGCATTGCGAACTTGCAGTCCATTTTTCTTTCGTTCCATAGAGGTAAAAACATGATCTGTTAAGGAAATGTAAATAGAATCATTGAGTTCCGTTTCTAACATTTCTTTACTATAATCAATGATTTGATCAACTATTGCTAAATACTCAATAGGCAATTCTAAGAGCAGCTCTTGAAATTTTTGTGACAATTCATCGCTACTTAATCGATAAACCTTGTCAATTTTATCCTTTTCAATTTTCTGCCCAATTTTTTTGCAGTAAGCCAAGCCACGTCCCATAATAATAATCTCATTTCCATAGCGATCTTTTGTTATCACAACATTATTATTTAGAATCTTTTCTATTAGCATTTCTTTCACACCCCGCCTTTCATGAAAAAAACCCAATACACCTTCATAGTCAAAGAAGTTTTCACCCCTTACTATAAACGTTGTATTAGGTTTAGCTTGCCGAAACAATCACTATCCATATGTTGTATGTAAATCCTATTTATACTATATACATTAACATTGTAAGCGCTTAATGTCAATCCTTTCTAAAAATAACTCCTTATGAATGAAATTCTATTTTTCATTTCCTCTTTTAAAATTTCTTGTGAGTTTAGCAAGAATTAATTGTATTTCATCTTGATTTACAGCTAGTTCTATTTTACTTTTAACTTTCACAAATTCTTTTCCCGTTATAGTTTTAATATGTTTTCTATGCCAATATATCATCATTTTATTATCTTTAATAATACTATAGTCAAAAGGCGTTTCTTTAAAACTATTTCTCTTATCAATTGATTTAATCATTTTATCCTTCTTTCCTTCATATTTATGATTGCTGTACTAAAATACTGGTTAATTGACTATATTATAACAAAAAATAAAAAAAGTACCAACGCATCGTTAGAAACGTTGGTACTGCTAGTATACCGGCGGCCGGGGTCGAACCGGCACGCCCTTGCGGGCACAGGATTTTGAGTCCAGCGCGTCTGCCAATTCCGCCACGCCGGCATAATTAACAAAAAGCTAGTATTTTTAAACAATGATAAAGGCGGTAACCGGATTTGAACCGGTGATGAAGGTTTTGCAGACCTCTGCCTTACCACTTGGCTATACCGCCATCATTTAAAAATATTAATAAAAAACTGGGCTAGCTGGATTCGAACCAACGCATAACAGAGTCAAAGTCTGTTGCCTTACCGCTTGGCGATAGCCCAATAATATAAAGGCGACTGATGGGGATCGAACCCACGCATGGCGGAACCACAATCCGCTGTGTTAACCACTTCACCACAATCGCCATCATAAAAATAGAAAATAATAAAATAATAAAATAAAAATACCTTAAAGGCGACTGATGGGGATCGAACCCACGCGTGGCGGAACCACAATCCGCTGTGTTAACCACTTCACCACAATCGCCATAACAATAAAAAATGGCAGGGGTAGCAGGAATTGAACCCACACTAATGGTTTTGGAGACCACTGTTCTACCTTTAAACTATACCCCTGTATTAAATTAAAAAACATAAAAAAATGGTGGAGGGGGGCAGATTCGAACTGCCGAACCCAAAGGAGCGGATTTACAGTCCGCCGCGTTTAGCCACTTCGCTACCCCTCCAAAAATGGTGGCGCGGGACAGAATCGAACTGCCGACACATGGAGCTTCAATCCATTGCTCTACCAACTGAGCTACCGAGCCATACTAGGGAAAAACATTAAATTATTAAAGCGGTCTGGACGGGACTCGAACCCGCGACCTCCTGCGTGACAGGCAGGCATTCTAACCAGCTGAACTACCAGACCAAAATACTATTTTTTATATCACATTTATATTTTTTAATTGTATCAAACACTATGATTAAAAAATAATGGAGGTTAACGGGATCGAACCGCTGACCCTCTGCTTGTAAGGCAGATGCTCTCCCAGCTGAGCTAAACCTCCAGATAAAACTATGACCCGTACGGGAATC
This window encodes:
- a CDS encoding Cof-type HAD-IIB family hydrolase; amino-acid sequence: MIKMVAVDMDGTFLNENKEYNRSRFKRIYREMKRKEIKFVVASGNQYYQLKSFFPEISDEISFVAENGALVISEKEELFCGKFEEPLVHEMLAFLSKSPQIQVLLCGRKSAYVDEKESEDFKQTSKKFYHRLKTVTDLTQLEEDVFFKFALSVPKEETEKLVMHLNKEFQGKFVAVSSGHGELDLIIPGFHKANGLEILQKKWGILDEELATFGDGGNDVEMLRKAAFSYAMANGSQAVKLAANYSAPSNEEEGVLKIVEELLELGDEKK
- a CDS encoding sugar O-acetyltransferase; the encoded protein is MRTEKEKMLAEDLYIANDEELGQDVKKSRRLTRLFNGTTEEQSDYRKILLKELLGEVGEKYHIEPPFHCDYGQHISIGDHFYANFDCVILDVAKVSIGNNVMFGPKVALFTASHPIDPIVRISGLELGKQIKIGDNVWIGGNSTVNPGVTIGDNVVIGSGSVVTKDIPKNVVAAGNPCRVIRAIDENDKVYWENLQEEYWLESKKAKKELL
- a CDS encoding ROK family protein, whose amino-acid sequence is MKASKPQNVKENNLMFLKTVIKENGPLSQREIAKQSGLSIVTINKLVTWLLERDEIKEAKKLVTTGGRRAVSYEYNAEFKLLLAIQLIEKNHKFVFLFHVTDLFGEIVSEEEISGSSLSWAGFKEYVSSFLDKFPKIGGIMLGIPGVEIHGELKILDFPPLLNLNVRKELQEVFHLPVGIENDINTAVRGYADWLPVKHEILVGIYYPDDFPPGASILINGKIFKGRNGLAGEIKHLPLSVDWEMGLLDKIEFNKNSQEVIQTIISMYDPDKIIIYTNERIVSQEELVPIKENLAEVFPYIELPEIASSVRFSQDYLKGLIIQGIELIELAE
- a CDS encoding TetR/AcrR family transcriptional regulator — translated: MAKDQTKKLLATSLKAIMLKKPLDKITIQELTEEAHVTRNTFYYHFSDIYQLVEWIYDHEIVNGLSEYQHLRNWHKGYEMLLNYVLANKSFCLNTSRSLGRDLLENFLFTVASQMLVGVIDEIKPTLPESLKQEIIHFYGWALVAQITQWLKNNLNEPKEDILLRTETMMNGAILKCVKKNQTV
- a CDS encoding GNAT family N-acetyltransferase; amino-acid sequence: MFRSYKNVSARERTQVWNNGFSDYMFPIHMTQEQLDHRLSSLSISQELSKILFVDHQPAGIYLHGEGVFSGEKIAWLGGMAVDSKFRGQQLSVKLLHEFETTAKNRNTEMLYLEAIDGNDRAILIYQKFGFVPLCKVLVLESQEVYPLKTHHEIKKVEMLEEIGIIEDNTTLWQNKSFHGYDCIGIYQDKNLVGYAVVSVKEDCLVFHQLELEEAHTQIKSVLSAFQITYAPQKWIGSNLVADEPTTQSLVINGFSEVLSQHQYSKKI
- a CDS encoding Cof-type HAD-IIB family hydrolase, coding for MDVKAIVLDIDGTLLNDDKKLTKRTKEALISAQKKGIKVVLASGKPTPGMWKYVEELQMVHYNGMLVSYNGAHVIDVATKKELFSQPLSIETSQQILEHLKQFDVLPMIAKDNYMYVNNVYNGLLHLDSQMGLFNIIEYEARGGNFQLCEKNDLAAFVDFPLHKILIAAQPEYLNKNWENILAPFKNTVNGVFSAPMYFEFTDQGIDKAYAVDKTLLPLGIHPEHIISFGDGHNDLSLIHYAGMGVAMGNAVDELKNSADKITLTNNEDGIAAALAELL
- a CDS encoding MurR/RpiR family transcriptional regulator, whose product is MNFLLKLKTLSSLTTSENVLVQFILTAPEKVIYLSPKELAEASFVSISTIYRLINKLNLDGLNDLKLELVKYLNAHTSDPIIDINYPISSEDTNFSVMKNLQLVYEQTVQSTIDTNEIESLMLNRTLLQKAEIIDIYTTSANIFFAENFKFQMQEIGKTVNVPKDNYTQHLTAANSTPKHLAIIVSFEGRGANIPELFTILKRNKCKILLITSKNSPLLKEPVDSTFLFSSLENHYHKISSFSTRMSLMYLFDILYLSYFNIDYEKNIAYKLANYQKMNPHLI
- a CDS encoding VOC family protein, with the protein product MSTMVFVNFPVSDVKRSTEFYEKLGFTKNEAFSNETSSSMVWDENFWIMLLSHDFYRQFINGKEIADAKTTSGTLVAFSLESADAVKKFAETAKQNGGNYYKVEMGIPEDQMFGLEVQDPDGNMLEPTWMSI